From one Butyricimonas faecihominis genomic stretch:
- a CDS encoding acyloxyacyl hydrolase, whose protein sequence is MGIERTWKTIVFLGVIFVGSVLRVAGQGNDSLVNVSPRKFVHGLRVEGRPEYIFPTSSFLKGANAEGRIIRGAFSTHLKYLFRYRPGSVDERIYGDVYQGIGLGFYNFGESRQLGNPVAFYLFQGARISSLAPWLSLHYEWNFGLSAGWKPYDSYYNSYNTMIGSKVNAYINANFYLRWRLSPRVSLLSGLTVSHFSNGNTKIPNAGLNTIGGNIGLECNFYRKDDLKSLERKVALITQPFRRHFTYDFVFFGSWHDRLVKTSDGFSPSPEAYPVFGFNFTPMYNLNYKLRLGVSLDGTFDGGANLYTDGDVYGSVDKSDIVRPPLGDQFALGLSGRAEYVMPFFVVGVGIGANVIGKNDLNMFYQLLTLKIALSRAVFLHVGYRLQNFNEPNFLMLGIGFRFNGKYTAF, encoded by the coding sequence ATGGGTATAGAAAGGACATGGAAAACGATTGTTTTTCTAGGAGTTATATTCGTCGGGAGTGTGTTGCGCGTAGCAGGACAGGGGAACGATAGTCTGGTGAACGTGTCACCACGTAAGTTCGTGCATGGTTTGCGGGTGGAGGGACGTCCGGAGTATATTTTCCCGACAAGTTCTTTTCTGAAGGGGGCGAATGCCGAGGGGAGGATTATCCGGGGAGCTTTTTCCACTCACTTGAAATATTTGTTCCGTTATCGCCCGGGGAGTGTTGACGAGCGTATCTATGGAGATGTTTATCAAGGGATAGGGCTCGGGTTTTATAATTTTGGGGAATCCCGGCAGTTGGGAAATCCGGTTGCGTTTTATTTGTTTCAAGGGGCTCGTATCTCTAGTTTGGCTCCTTGGTTGTCTTTGCATTACGAGTGGAATTTTGGTTTGTCCGCGGGATGGAAACCGTATGACTCGTATTATAATTCGTATAACACGATGATCGGTTCGAAGGTGAACGCTTATATTAATGCTAATTTTTATTTGCGCTGGAGGTTGTCCCCGAGGGTTAGCCTGCTTTCGGGGTTGACGGTATCGCATTTTTCCAACGGGAACACGAAGATTCCTAATGCCGGGTTGAACACGATCGGGGGAAATATCGGGTTAGAGTGTAATTTCTACCGGAAGGATGATTTGAAGTCGTTGGAGAGGAAAGTGGCTTTGATCACACAACCTTTTCGACGGCATTTCACGTACGATTTTGTTTTCTTCGGTTCTTGGCACGATCGGCTGGTGAAGACTTCCGACGGATTTTCCCCTTCCCCGGAGGCTTACCCCGTGTTCGGGTTTAATTTTACCCCGATGTATAATTTGAATTATAAACTCCGGTTAGGCGTGTCTCTGGATGGGACGTTTGACGGGGGAGCTAATTTATACACGGATGGGGATGTGTACGGGAGTGTGGATAAGTCAGACATTGTTCGTCCCCCTCTAGGGGATCAGTTTGCCCTAGGGCTTTCCGGGCGGGCGGAGTACGTGATGCCCTTTTTTGTCGTCGGAGTTGGGATCGGGGCGAACGTGATCGGGAAGAATGATCTGAATATGTTCTACCAACTGTTGACGTTGAAAATAGCCTTGTCCCGTGCGGTATTTCTGCACGTGGGGTATCGTCTACAAAATTTCAACGAACCTAATTTCTTGATGCTGGGGATAGGTTTCCGGTTTAACGGGAAATATACCGCTTTTTAG
- a CDS encoding S41 family peptidase translates to MRRFILLLGVLLAGLWVQAGEARLLRFPHSVGDKLVFSYAGDLYLVSAGGGTARRLTSHVGYEMFPRISPDGKYIAFTGQYDGNTEVFVIPVEGGEPRRLTYTATLKRDDLGDRMGPNNVVIGWTPDSKRILYRSRRYTFNDFTGQLFTVPVEGGMSEEVPLKNGGFASYSPDGKKLAYNYIFREFRAWKRYQGGMADDIRVFDFNTKKSERITDNVRQDVFPMWSPDGNTIYYISDRGDIMNLYAYDVNTKEDKQLTSYKEYDIKFPAIGDKLIVYEQGGYIYGYDLQSGKESKITINIDNDQVYSRPTLTDVSGQISSIAVAPGGERVVVAARGDIFSLPVKEGITYNLTNSSDANDMQVGWSPDGKYISYVSDKDGEFNIYLRDVATGKERKLIKNLKSYIFNYKWSPDSKKILWSEKGNTLNISDVESGNRKIVEKSGIRSMTSYNWSPDSKYVTYVRPETTMDNIIVYHVESGEKHQVTDGWFGSSSPNFSEDGKYLVFVSARTFSPTYGRTEWNHVYNDMNKVYILPLAKDAPVLFAPKNDVVRVETTVKEKDKKKESEDKGVVYDFTNLESRLVELPVLASNYYGNVHMLGNRVYYNRGGRTLIYDLNGKKETDTGGDIEFSPGYKKAIVSSGSAFQVEDLPVLSANVTSPVPTKGVKRVIDYHQEWMQIYNESWRQMRDFFYAKNMHGVDWDHVYEKYKVLVPYVNHRTDLTYIIGEMIAELSVGHAYSINGRVPMPERIDMGLLGAKFVKDKSGYFKVTEVIEGANWEASTRSPLTMPGVEVKAGDYILAINGKSLKEVDNLFSELIDMAGKTVELTVNTTPTEKEARNVLVVPLADESKLYYYNWVQNNIRKVNEATNGEVGYIHIPDMGVDGLNEFVKHYYPQLNKKALIIDDRGNGGGNVSPMITERLMRTPTFYTMHTNQTSGSVSPVGTFLGPKVLLVNEYSASDGDLFPYRFKYNHLGTIIGRRTWGGVVGYSGSIRVVDGGSIVTPSYAPFAADGSEFIIEGTGVTPHIDIENDPYLEYNGEDQQLNRAIQVILEKLKTEKKEIPSIPAFPNKAAKKK, encoded by the coding sequence ATGAGGAGGTTTATTCTTTTACTAGGCGTGTTGTTAGCCGGTTTGTGGGTGCAGGCCGGGGAGGCAAGGTTATTAAGGTTCCCGCATAGCGTGGGGGACAAGTTGGTATTCTCGTATGCCGGGGATCTTTATTTGGTTTCGGCCGGGGGAGGAACGGCCCGTCGGTTGACCTCGCACGTGGGGTACGAGATGTTTCCTCGTATTTCCCCGGATGGAAAATATATCGCCTTCACCGGGCAATATGATGGTAACACGGAAGTATTTGTCATCCCCGTGGAGGGGGGCGAACCTCGTCGCTTGACTTACACGGCCACGCTGAAACGGGATGATCTAGGGGATCGCATGGGGCCGAACAACGTGGTGATCGGTTGGACCCCGGATAGTAAACGGATTCTTTATCGTTCCCGGAGATATACTTTTAACGATTTTACCGGGCAACTGTTCACGGTCCCGGTGGAGGGAGGGATGTCCGAGGAAGTACCTTTAAAGAATGGCGGCTTTGCCTCTTATTCTCCGGATGGAAAGAAATTAGCTTACAATTATATTTTCCGGGAATTCCGGGCGTGGAAACGTTATCAAGGTGGTATGGCAGATGACATCCGGGTGTTTGATTTCAACACGAAGAAATCCGAGCGGATTACCGACAACGTGCGGCAGGACGTGTTCCCGATGTGGTCACCGGACGGGAATACTATATATTATATATCTGACCGGGGTGACATCATGAATCTTTACGCCTACGACGTGAACACGAAAGAGGATAAACAATTGACTTCTTACAAAGAATACGATATAAAATTTCCCGCGATAGGTGACAAGCTAATCGTGTACGAGCAAGGAGGGTATATTTACGGGTACGATTTGCAGAGTGGTAAGGAATCCAAGATCACGATAAACATTGATAACGATCAGGTTTATTCTCGTCCGACCTTGACTGATGTAAGCGGCCAGATTTCGAGTATCGCGGTTGCTCCCGGTGGGGAGAGGGTGGTTGTGGCTGCCCGTGGGGATATTTTCTCTTTGCCCGTGAAAGAGGGTATTACCTATAACTTAACCAATTCTTCCGATGCTAACGATATGCAGGTGGGGTGGTCACCGGACGGGAAATACATCAGTTACGTTTCCGACAAGGACGGGGAATTCAATATTTATCTCCGGGACGTGGCGACGGGAAAGGAACGGAAACTGATCAAGAATCTGAAAAGTTATATCTTCAATTATAAATGGTCCCCGGATTCCAAGAAAATTCTCTGGAGCGAAAAAGGAAACACGTTGAATATATCTGACGTGGAAAGCGGGAACCGGAAGATCGTGGAAAAATCGGGTATCCGTTCCATGACGTCCTATAACTGGTCTCCCGATAGCAAATATGTCACTTACGTTCGTCCGGAAACGACGATGGATAACATCATCGTGTATCATGTTGAAAGTGGCGAGAAACACCAAGTTACCGACGGGTGGTTCGGTTCCAGTTCACCGAATTTCAGCGAGGACGGGAAATACCTTGTGTTTGTTTCTGCCCGCACATTCTCCCCGACGTATGGACGGACGGAATGGAATCACGTGTATAATGATATGAATAAGGTGTACATACTGCCTTTGGCGAAAGATGCCCCGGTATTGTTCGCCCCTAAAAATGATGTTGTCCGGGTGGAGACAACCGTGAAAGAAAAGGATAAGAAGAAAGAGAGTGAAGACAAAGGTGTCGTGTATGATTTCACGAATTTGGAAAGTCGTCTTGTCGAATTGCCCGTGTTGGCATCGAATTACTATGGTAACGTGCATATGCTGGGGAACCGGGTATATTATAACCGGGGAGGCCGCACGCTGATTTATGATCTGAACGGGAAGAAAGAAACCGACACGGGTGGGGACATAGAGTTTTCTCCCGGTTACAAAAAGGCTATCGTTTCTTCGGGTTCTGCGTTCCAAGTGGAGGACCTTCCGGTGCTTTCCGCTAACGTGACTTCTCCCGTTCCCACGAAAGGGGTGAAACGGGTGATTGACTACCATCAAGAATGGATGCAGATCTATAACGAGAGCTGGCGGCAGATGCGTGATTTCTTCTATGCCAAGAATATGCACGGCGTGGACTGGGATCACGTGTACGAGAAATATAAAGTGCTGGTGCCTTACGTGAATCATCGTACGGACTTGACTTATATTATCGGGGAGATGATCGCGGAATTGAGTGTCGGACATGCTTACTCGATTAACGGGCGGGTTCCGATGCCCGAGAGAATTGATATGGGGTTGCTGGGTGCTAAATTCGTGAAAGATAAATCCGGTTATTTTAAAGTGACCGAGGTGATCGAGGGAGCCAACTGGGAAGCCTCCACCCGCTCGCCTTTGACCATGCCGGGCGTGGAGGTGAAAGCGGGTGACTATATTCTGGCCATTAACGGGAAATCGTTGAAAGAGGTAGATAACCTGTTCTCCGAGTTGATCGATATGGCTGGTAAGACGGTTGAATTGACCGTGAACACGACCCCGACCGAGAAGGAGGCCCGTAACGTGTTGGTTGTTCCGTTGGCTGACGAATCGAAATTGTATTATTATAATTGGGTACAGAATAATATTCGTAAGGTAAACGAGGCCACGAACGGAGAGGTCGGGTATATTCATATCCCGGATATGGGTGTTGACGGTTTGAACGAGTTCGTGAAACATTATTACCCGCAGTTGAATAAGAAGGCCTTGATCATTGACGATCGAGGAAATGGCGGGGGAAACGTGTCCCCGATGATTACCGAACGTTTGATGCGTACGCCGACTTTCTACACGATGCACACGAACCAAACTTCCGGGTCGGTAAGTCCGGTTGGTACGTTCTTGGGGCCGAAGGTGTTGCTGGTAAACGAGTATTCCGCCTCTGACGGGGATCTTTTCCCGTATCGATTCAAGTATAATCATTTGGGAACGATTATAGGTCGTCGCACGTGGGGCGGTGTTGTTGGATATAGCGGTTCGATCCGGGTGGTTGATGGCGGTTCCATCGTGACGCCGTCATACGCGCCGTTCGCGGCAGATGGCAGCGAGTTTATTATCGAGGGAACGGGAGTTACTCCTCACATTGATATTGAAAACGATCCTTATTTAGAGTATAATGGTGAGGATCAACAGTTAAATAGAGCGATTCAAGTGATTCTGGAAAAGTTAAAGACCGAGAAGAAGGAGATTCCGTCAATCCCCGCTTTCCCGAATAAAGCGGCAAAGAAGAAATAG
- the trxA gene encoding thioredoxin codes for MAIAVNDSNFEEVVLKAEVPVLVDFWAEWCGPCKMMLPIVEEISKEFEGKLVVAKVNVDEGSAAAKYGIRNIPTILFFKNGEVADKQVGAVPKTTLVSKINALL; via the coding sequence ATGGCTATTGCAGTTAATGATTCAAATTTCGAGGAAGTTGTGCTAAAAGCAGAAGTTCCTGTTCTTGTAGATTTCTGGGCAGAATGGTGTGGACCATGTAAAATGATGTTACCCATCGTGGAAGAGATCTCTAAAGAGTTCGAAGGTAAGTTAGTGGTTGCTAAAGTGAACGTGGATGAAGGTTCTGCTGCTGCTAAGTATGGTATTCGTAACATCCCGACAATTCTTTTCTTTAAGAATGGCGAGGTTGCTGACAAACAAGTAGGTGCAGTACCTAAGACGACTTTGGTTTCTAAAATCAATGCACTGCTTTAA
- a CDS encoding MFS transporter, producing MSTKEVEWDGLPVPKRYWAILAIAMGITVSVLDGTIANVALPSIAEDLQATPSMSIWIVNAYQLAIVVSLLSLSSLGDILGYRRVYIGGLLIFSVTSLACALSNSLLTLTVARVFQGFGAAALASVNTSLIRIIYPKRHLGRGMGINALVVAVSAAGGPTIAAGILSVASWQWLFAINVPIVIVALILSFRFLPVNPVKRSGRKFDWISGLMNAFTFGLLIFSIEGFTHGVSLSVLLPGIGVVLLVGYFFVRRQLSQEYPLLPVDLLKIPIFSLSVGTSVCSFVAQMLAMVSLPFFLQHTLGLDEVATGLLLTPWPLATMIAAPLAGRLIERVHAGLLGGVGLSIFSAGLFLLAVFADQVSNAGIALFMAMCGFGFGLFQTPNNSILISSAPQNRSGGASGMLGMARLTGQTTGASLVALMFVVFPVDGTYASLYFAGGFATLAAIVSFTRVSLPEPEMLMTTKKKKTV from the coding sequence ATGAGTACGAAAGAGGTAGAGTGGGACGGGTTGCCTGTCCCGAAACGATACTGGGCGATTCTTGCCATTGCCATGGGAATTACGGTTTCCGTGTTGGACGGCACGATTGCTAACGTGGCGTTGCCGTCTATCGCGGAGGATTTGCAGGCGACGCCATCTATGTCAATCTGGATCGTGAATGCCTACCAGTTGGCGATCGTGGTTTCCTTGTTGTCCTTGTCTTCGTTGGGTGATATTTTGGGCTATCGACGGGTATATATCGGGGGATTGCTCATATTTAGCGTGACTTCATTAGCTTGTGCGCTTTCCAATTCTTTGCTGACGTTGACGGTAGCCCGTGTATTTCAAGGTTTTGGTGCGGCTGCTTTGGCAAGCGTGAATACTTCTTTGATCCGGATTATTTATCCCAAACGACATTTGGGGCGGGGAATGGGTATCAATGCGCTAGTGGTTGCCGTGTCGGCGGCAGGGGGGCCGACGATTGCGGCAGGAATTTTGTCTGTCGCCTCTTGGCAGTGGTTGTTCGCGATAAATGTTCCCATTGTTATCGTGGCTTTGATTTTATCTTTCCGTTTTTTGCCCGTGAATCCGGTAAAAAGAAGTGGGCGGAAGTTTGATTGGATTAGCGGGTTGATGAACGCTTTTACATTCGGGTTATTGATTTTCTCGATCGAGGGGTTCACTCACGGGGTGAGTTTGTCCGTGTTGCTCCCGGGGATTGGGGTGGTTCTGTTGGTTGGTTACTTTTTCGTGCGTCGCCAGTTGTCGCAGGAATATCCCTTGTTGCCTGTCGATTTGTTGAAGATACCGATTTTTTCGTTGTCTGTTGGGACGTCCGTGTGTTCTTTCGTGGCACAGATGCTGGCCATGGTTTCTTTGCCTTTCTTTTTGCAGCACACGTTGGGACTGGATGAGGTGGCGACGGGATTGTTGCTGACCCCTTGGCCGTTGGCGACGATGATCGCGGCTCCTTTGGCCGGGAGGTTGATCGAACGGGTTCATGCCGGGTTGTTGGGTGGTGTGGGATTGTCGATATTTTCCGCGGGATTATTTTTATTAGCTGTCTTCGCGGATCAGGTTTCCAACGCTGGGATTGCTTTGTTTATGGCTATGTGTGGATTCGGGTTCGGGTTATTCCAGACGCCGAATAATAGTATATTAATTTCTTCCGCGCCACAGAACAGGAGTGGCGGGGCTAGCGGTATGCTGGGTATGGCCCGTTTGACCGGACAGACTACGGGCGCTTCGTTGGTGGCATTAATGTTTGTTGTTTTTCCGGTGGACGGGACGTATGCTTCCCTCTATTTTGCTGGAGGGTTTGCCACGCTTGCTGCTATCGTGAGTTTTACCCGGGTTTCCTTGCCGGAACCGGAGATGCTGATGACGACGAAAAAGAAGAAGACAGTATGA
- a CDS encoding YhcG family protein: MDISHNYAEAVKTIKGAILRSQYRAISSVNKEQLSLYYGVGQYVSENSRDGFWGTGAIETISQQLQKELPGLRGFSAANIKFMRQFYESWSGQLKSLTAVSEVENDKSLTTISEIDTFQLVGNKDIDGEVFDLSVFLSLGFTHHMIIVRKVQTLTERLFYIRQAVVNKWSKEVLTAKIADDLFHHKGELAHNFIQTIPDVRQSLKTIEMFKDEYLLDFINVEELGERDKEDIDERVVEREIVHNIKKFIMTFGRDFAFVGNQYKLEVFGVEHFPDLIFFNRELNALVVIELKKGAFKSSYLGQLCTYLRLVDDQMRKPHENPSIGIVLCKSADKKYVEYVIQDYDKPMGVVTYKTSDDMPERLKQALPDMEELKKLL; this comes from the coding sequence ATGGATATAAGTCATAATTATGCGGAGGCGGTAAAAACTATAAAAGGAGCGATATTGCGTAGTCAGTATCGTGCTATTTCTTCTGTGAATAAAGAGCAACTTTCTTTGTATTATGGTGTAGGACAATATGTCTCAGAAAATTCTCGTGATGGATTTTGGGGAACGGGTGCTATTGAGACGATTAGTCAGCAATTACAGAAGGAATTACCGGGGTTGCGAGGTTTTTCTGCTGCTAATATCAAATTTATGCGCCAGTTTTATGAAAGTTGGAGTGGGCAGTTGAAATCGCTAACCGCGGTTAGCGAAGTGGAAAATGACAAATCGCTAACTACAATTAGCGAAATTGATACTTTTCAATTGGTGGGAAATAAAGATATTGATGGAGAAGTTTTTGATTTGTCCGTATTTTTGTCTCTTGGTTTTACACACCACATGATCATTGTCCGTAAGGTTCAAACGCTTACAGAGCGTTTGTTTTATATTCGCCAAGCTGTGGTAAATAAGTGGAGTAAAGAGGTTTTGACGGCAAAGATTGCGGATGACTTGTTTCATCATAAGGGAGAATTGGCACATAATTTCATTCAAACTATTCCGGATGTTCGACAATCATTGAAGACTATTGAAATGTTCAAAGATGAATATTTGCTAGACTTTATTAATGTGGAAGAACTTGGGGAACGAGACAAGGAGGATATTGATGAACGAGTGGTAGAGCGGGAAATTGTGCATAATATTAAAAAATTTATCATGACTTTTGGGCGTGATTTTGCATTTGTTGGTAATCAATATAAGTTGGAAGTGTTTGGTGTAGAACATTTTCCTGATTTGATATTTTTTAATCGGGAACTCAATGCATTGGTCGTGATAGAACTGAAAAAAGGGGCGTTTAAGTCTTCGTATTTAGGGCAACTATGTACCTATTTACGCCTTGTTGATGATCAAATGCGTAAACCACACGAAAATCCATCTATTGGGATAGTACTTTGTAAAAGTGCAGATAAGAAGTATGTAGAATATGTGATTCAAGATTATGATAAACCGATGGGAGTGGTCACCTATAAAACTTCTGATGATATGCCTGAAAGGTTGAAACAGGCGTTACCTGACATGGAAGAATTGAAAAAATTGTTGTAG
- the dnaE gene encoding DNA polymerase III subunit alpha encodes MAFTHFHVHSQYSILDGAASVPGLVEKAIADGMKAISLTDHGNMFGIKLFYDTCRKKGIKPILGVEAYVARVSLYNKEKPVDRSGEHLIILAKNLKGYLNLIKLCSAAFVDGYYYRPRIDKALLEKHHEGLIISSACLGGEICQKIMAGDIEGAEAAALWYKNLVGEDYYLEVMRHPAESAKERAEVYDNQVRCNTEILRMGEKLGIKVIATNDVHFLNAEDAEAHDLLICLNTRKDLDDPNRMRYTRQEWFKTTAEMEELFKDIPQVIENTQEIVDKVEDYKLDSDPLMPVFPIPPEIGTEEEYRKKYTEEDLFNEFTRNEKGEVVMSEEDAQKKVKKLGGYDRLYRIKLEADYLKELAMKGAVRRYGENIPPDIMERLIFELHIMKTMGFPGYFLIVQDFIQAARDMGVIVGPGRGSAAGSAVAYSLGITNIDPVKYDLLFERFLNPDRISLPDIDVDFDDDGRQRVLEWVTQKYGADKVSHIVTFGSMAAKMAIKDVARVLKLDLSEANRLAKMVPETPKITLKKAYKENPDLEKERESSNPLVAKTLHLAEILEGSVRQTGVHACGILISRDPLTEHIPIMPTEGESLMTTQYDGHFVEPIGLIKMDFLGLRTLSIIKTCLDNIKKSRHETLDVDAISLEDKETFELFSRGETTGLFQFESPGMKKHLRALKPNRFEDLVAMNALYRPGPMEYIPDFIKRKHGEAPIEYDHPMMEPYLKDTYGITVYQEQVMLQSRALGNFTRGMSDTLRKAMGKKQIDTMNQLKTQFIEGCNKNEEFVKGCKEMGKEVNPLVDKIWGDWEAFASYAFNKSHSVCYAYIAYQTGFLKAHYPAEFMAANLSCNLSQIEKVTVFMDECKRMGLSVLAPDVNESDDDFTVNHKGDIRFGMAGIKGVGEAAVHSIIRERNANGGYKDLFDFFERLDYKTVNKKTLENLITAGGLDSFGLDRAQYFYMPDGHTTFLENLVNYGQKKQQDSLMMQATLFGGMDEYDVKKPTIPLCEPWTDVEKARKEKELIGIYLTSHPLDSYKLEIKAICTPLESLSSDLSSYKDRDVTIAGIIVAMREGKTKKGNDFGILTIEDFTGSYELPFFGEDYIKFRNYFILETSIYIKGRVQEKKWGGAGELTFNVQSMDLLSVISENLIRSITLQVDVEKLTHELVLEIHNQFVNEKGDLPLNFILYDGTGHRVKMFSRTCKIGRSRELYEYFENNDAIKMKIN; translated from the coding sequence ATGGCATTTACGCATTTTCATGTACATTCTCAGTATTCTATTCTCGACGGGGCGGCGAGTGTGCCCGGTTTGGTGGAGAAGGCGATTGCCGACGGAATGAAGGCAATTTCGTTGACGGATCACGGGAATATGTTCGGGATAAAATTATTCTACGATACTTGTCGCAAAAAGGGGATAAAACCTATTTTGGGGGTGGAGGCCTACGTGGCCCGGGTGTCTTTGTATAACAAGGAGAAACCGGTGGACCGTTCGGGAGAGCATTTGATAATCCTGGCCAAGAATCTGAAAGGGTATTTGAATTTGATCAAGCTTTGTTCTGCGGCGTTTGTGGACGGGTATTATTATCGTCCGCGTATTGATAAGGCTTTGCTGGAGAAGCATCACGAGGGGTTGATTATTTCGTCGGCTTGTTTGGGAGGTGAGATTTGCCAGAAGATTATGGCCGGGGATATCGAGGGGGCGGAAGCGGCTGCCTTGTGGTACAAGAATTTGGTGGGGGAGGATTATTACCTGGAGGTGATGAGGCATCCGGCAGAATCAGCCAAGGAGAGAGCGGAGGTTTACGATAATCAGGTGAGGTGTAACACGGAGATTCTGCGTATGGGCGAGAAGTTGGGGATCAAGGTGATTGCCACGAACGATGTGCATTTTCTGAATGCGGAGGATGCGGAGGCGCATGACTTGTTGATCTGTCTGAATACACGCAAGGATTTGGATGATCCCAACCGGATGCGGTACACGCGGCAGGAGTGGTTCAAGACAACGGCCGAGATGGAAGAGTTGTTCAAGGATATTCCACAGGTAATCGAGAATACACAGGAGATTGTTGATAAAGTTGAAGATTATAAACTGGATTCCGACCCGTTGATGCCGGTTTTCCCGATCCCGCCGGAGATCGGTACGGAGGAAGAGTACCGGAAGAAATACACGGAAGAGGATTTGTTCAACGAGTTTACCCGTAATGAGAAAGGTGAGGTCGTTATGAGCGAGGAGGATGCTCAAAAGAAAGTGAAGAAGTTGGGGGGATATGATCGACTTTACCGTATTAAGTTGGAGGCAGATTATTTGAAGGAGTTGGCGATGAAGGGAGCCGTGCGGCGATATGGTGAGAATATTCCACCGGATATTATGGAACGTTTGATTTTCGAGTTGCATATCATGAAGACGATGGGTTTCCCGGGGTACTTCTTGATCGTGCAGGATTTTATTCAGGCGGCTCGTGATATGGGGGTGATCGTGGGACCGGGGCGTGGTTCTGCCGCGGGAAGTGCCGTGGCGTATAGTCTGGGTATCACGAATATTGATCCGGTGAAGTATGATTTGCTGTTCGAGCGTTTTTTGAATCCCGATCGTATCTCGCTACCGGATATTGACGTTGACTTTGATGATGACGGGCGTCAGCGGGTGTTGGAGTGGGTTACACAGAAATACGGGGCGGATAAGGTGTCGCACATCGTGACTTTCGGTAGTATGGCTGCCAAGATGGCGATTAAGGACGTGGCACGGGTGCTGAAGTTGGATTTGTCGGAGGCAAACCGGTTGGCCAAGATGGTGCCGGAAACCCCGAAAATCACGTTGAAGAAGGCTTACAAGGAGAATCCTGATTTGGAAAAAGAACGGGAGTCCTCGAACCCGCTGGTAGCAAAAACGCTTCATTTGGCGGAAATTTTGGAAGGCTCCGTGCGGCAGACGGGGGTACACGCTTGTGGTATCTTGATCAGTCGTGACCCGTTGACGGAACATATCCCGATTATGCCGACGGAAGGGGAAAGTTTGATGACGACTCAATATGACGGTCACTTCGTGGAGCCGATCGGGTTGATCAAGATGGACTTTCTGGGATTGAGAACGCTTTCGATTATAAAAACCTGTTTGGATAATATAAAGAAATCCCGCCACGAGACACTGGACGTGGATGCGATTTCGTTGGAGGATAAAGAGACATTCGAATTGTTTTCAAGAGGGGAGACTACCGGTCTGTTCCAGTTTGAGTCGCCGGGAATGAAAAAGCATTTGAGGGCGTTGAAGCCGAACCGTTTTGAGGATTTGGTGGCCATGAATGCCTTGTATCGTCCCGGGCCTATGGAGTATATCCCGGATTTTATCAAGCGTAAGCACGGGGAGGCTCCTATCGAGTACGATCACCCGATGATGGAGCCTTACTTGAAGGACACGTATGGTATTACCGTTTACCAAGAGCAGGTGATGTTACAGTCCCGCGCATTGGGTAATTTTACCCGGGGTATGTCGGATACTCTTCGTAAGGCAATGGGTAAGAAACAGATTGACACGATGAACCAGTTGAAGACGCAGTTCATCGAGGGGTGTAATAAAAACGAGGAGTTCGTGAAGGGATGCAAGGAGATGGGGAAGGAGGTCAACCCGTTGGTTGATAAGATTTGGGGAGACTGGGAGGCATTTGCATCGTACGCGTTCAACAAATCGCATTCGGTTTGCTACGCTTATATTGCTTACCAGACGGGATTTTTGAAAGCTCATTATCCTGCCGAGTTTATGGCGGCCAACTTGAGTTGTAACTTGTCACAGATTGAGAAGGTTACGGTTTTCATGGACGAGTGTAAGCGAATGGGGTTGAGCGTGCTGGCTCCGGATGTGAACGAGTCGGATGATGATTTCACGGTGAACCACAAGGGAGATATTCGTTTCGGGATGGCCGGAATCAAGGGAGTTGGCGAGGCTGCCGTACACTCGATTATCCGGGAACGGAATGCTAACGGGGGGTACAAAGATCTTTTCGATTTCTTCGAGCGTTTGGATTACAAGACGGTGAACAAGAAGACGTTGGAAAATCTGATTACCGCGGGAGGGTTGGATAGTTTCGGGTTGGATCGGGCGCAGTATTTCTATATGCCTGACGGTCACACGACATTTCTTGAAAATCTGGTGAATTACGGGCAGAAAAAGCAACAGGATAGTTTGATGATGCAGGCGACGCTGTTTGGGGGGATGGATGAATATGACGTGAAAAAGCCTACCATTCCTTTGTGTGAACCTTGGACGGACGTGGAGAAGGCGCGTAAAGAGAAGGAATTGATCGGTATATACCTAACTTCTCACCCGTTGGATTCGTATAAGTTAGAGATCAAGGCGATTTGTACTCCTTTGGAGAGTCTGAGCAGTGATTTGAGTTCTTACAAAGACCGGGACGTGACGATTGCGGGAATTATTGTTGCCATGCGAGAGGGGAAGACGAAGAAAGGGAATGATTTTGGTATTTTGACAATCGAGGATTTCACGGGTTCTTACGAGTTACCTTTCTTCGGGGAGGACTATATCAAGTTCCGGAATTATTTTATTCTGGAGACGTCCATCTACATCAAGGGTAGAGTGCAGGAAAAGAAGTGGGGCGGGGCCGGAGAGCTGACTTTTAACGTGCAGAGCATGGATTTGCTGAGCGTTATCAGCGAGAACCTGATTCGCTCGATCACGTTGCAGGTGGACGTGGAAAAGCTGACACACGAGCTTGTGTTGGAGATACATAACCAGTTCGTGAACGAGAAGGGTGATCTCCCGTTGAATTTTATTTTGTATGACGGGACGGGACACCGGGTAAAGATGTTTTCAAGAACCTGTAAGATAGGGCGTTCGAGAGAATTATATGAATATTTTGAAAATAATGATGCTATTAAAATGAAAATTAATTAA